A genomic stretch from Anaerolinea thermophila UNI-1 includes:
- a CDS encoding O-antigen ligase family protein, protein MHSSKVEPRTERLLNVLTTLGVLAGMIFAVGNRLIWASNPQMWAGSLGFFALLSLILLILVGKDPLPRTGLEGVFALGALSWALSLAMSRHIQLGWEHLALMTGYVVLFYGALVLFRRGVLHQRVVDGLLLVSGWVAAMAVAEISWQYQGFWQVVGNNTTLPPFPYRLMSIIGHPNPFMAVMNLYAPLAALNLRLGGTGRRVGAMLWLILYAFSLPFSSSRSGWLGALAVWGVLILLWGWDARMKLWALLRRSWKRMVLVSGVLLVLVTGVILVGVPYFSAHPSHGTGTLTQSRTGIWRYVLQIWQEHPLTGVGVGNFMPAYFDVSRDFPGGFLAPHAHNLYLQVLVEFGVIGFVVFFVFLGKLLFQLGKAWWQTAPESPVRIERAVALASLCSLLAHGIGDDISFSPVIMGGITLIVAMAWEERNGHLPRLPLRSVWLIVPVMLVLGLSARACWVALPAVQASRAYEQGDFIAAAETYQEVLRRSPQDILYRAQAGLAEAWAWQASGDARWLERSREHLENVVAQEPAPAPWHAALAGVYVAEGNLEQAWQALQEARARARNEPSYALYAGWIAEQLGWQEQALTAYREGLRLDPILAGSPFWEETALRRQAREGTAFIQPQPYWQEALSALEAGDISEARRRIAFSRFAGEKGFAPQAVEWRVALAAGEEDWALRAAKTLRDGLERYFSGWRGYNLAGYLNRAVFPADVPPNFLALFPQDGRLDALAWLREQETRAGNCADARRTWQVEQALRRYGSISDLPEAPPCP, encoded by the coding sequence TTCTGCTCATCCTGGTGGGGAAAGACCCGCTCCCGCGTACCGGGTTGGAAGGTGTCTTTGCCCTTGGGGCGCTTTCCTGGGCGCTTTCGCTGGCAATGTCGCGCCACATTCAACTGGGCTGGGAGCATCTTGCTCTCATGACAGGGTATGTCGTGTTGTTCTACGGCGCGCTGGTGCTTTTCCGCCGCGGGGTTTTGCATCAGCGGGTGGTGGATGGGCTTTTGCTGGTCAGCGGCTGGGTTGCCGCCATGGCTGTAGCAGAGATTTCCTGGCAGTACCAGGGTTTTTGGCAGGTGGTGGGCAATAACACCACGCTTCCCCCATTTCCCTACCGGCTGATGAGTATCATAGGGCATCCCAACCCGTTTATGGCGGTTATGAATCTTTACGCCCCTCTGGCGGCGTTGAATCTGCGCTTGGGTGGAACGGGGCGCCGTGTGGGAGCCATGCTCTGGCTTATCCTTTACGCGTTTTCTTTGCCTTTTTCCAGTTCACGAAGTGGGTGGTTAGGCGCTCTGGCAGTCTGGGGAGTCCTGATACTGCTTTGGGGCTGGGATGCGCGGATGAAATTATGGGCTCTCCTGCGTCGTTCCTGGAAGCGTATGGTGCTGGTTTCAGGAGTGTTGCTTGTTTTGGTAACAGGTGTGATTCTGGTGGGGGTGCCTTATTTCAGCGCTCATCCATCGCACGGCACCGGCACACTGACGCAATCGCGCACGGGAATTTGGAGGTATGTGCTTCAAATCTGGCAAGAGCATCCGCTGACGGGCGTGGGAGTGGGGAATTTTATGCCTGCCTATTTTGATGTGAGTCGTGATTTCCCGGGCGGTTTTCTGGCACCCCATGCCCATAACCTCTATTTACAGGTGCTGGTAGAGTTTGGCGTGATTGGGTTTGTGGTGTTTTTCGTCTTTTTGGGAAAATTGCTCTTTCAACTTGGAAAAGCCTGGTGGCAGACAGCGCCTGAATCACCTGTAAGGATTGAACGGGCAGTTGCCCTGGCTTCTCTGTGCTCTTTGCTGGCTCATGGCATTGGAGATGACATTTCCTTCTCACCGGTCATCATGGGGGGGATAACGCTCATTGTTGCCATGGCATGGGAAGAGAGAAACGGTCATCTGCCGCGCTTGCCCTTGCGCAGTGTCTGGCTGATCGTGCCTGTGATGCTTGTCCTTGGGCTGAGTGCCAGAGCCTGCTGGGTGGCGTTGCCTGCGGTACAAGCATCCCGGGCTTATGAACAGGGCGATTTCATTGCCGCGGCTGAAACTTATCAGGAAGTGTTACGGCGCAGTCCGCAGGATATCCTCTACCGCGCTCAGGCGGGCTTGGCAGAAGCATGGGCATGGCAAGCCAGCGGTGATGCGCGCTGGCTGGAACGCTCCCGCGAGCATCTGGAAAACGTGGTGGCACAAGAACCTGCGCCGGCGCCCTGGCATGCCGCGCTGGCGGGAGTGTACGTGGCTGAAGGAAACCTGGAACAAGCCTGGCAAGCCCTGCAGGAAGCGCGGGCGCGCGCCCGCAACGAACCTTCCTATGCCCTGTATGCCGGCTGGATTGCCGAGCAGTTGGGCTGGCAGGAACAGGCATTGACCGCCTACCGCGAGGGATTGCGCCTTGATCCGATACTGGCAGGCAGTCCTTTCTGGGAAGAAACCGCTCTGCGCCGTCAGGCGCGCGAAGGCACAGCGTTCATCCAGCCGCAACCTTACTGGCAGGAAGCACTTTCCGCGCTGGAAGCAGGGGACATCAGCGAGGCACGGCGGCGGATTGCCTTCAGCCGCTTTGCAGGTGAAAAAGGTTTCGCGCCTCAGGCGGTGGAGTGGCGGGTAGCCTTAGCCGCTGGCGAGGAAGATTGGGCATTGCGGGCGGCAAAAACCTTGCGCGATGGTTTGGAACGATATTTCTCAGGCTGGAGGGGATACAACCTGGCAGGATATCTCAACCGAGCGGTGTTTCCCGCGGATGTGCCGCCGAATTTTCTTGCGCTTTTCCCGCAGGATGGGCGTCTGGATGCGCTGGCATGGCTGAGGGAGCAGGAAACCCGCGCCGGCAACTGCGCCGATGCCCGCCGAACCTGGCAGGTGGAGCAGGCGCTTCGCCGCTACGGGAGTATTTCTGACTTGCCCGAAGCGCCGCCCTGCCCATAA
- a CDS encoding hydroxymethylglutaryl-CoA reductase, degradative — protein MAETGVKFYDLPLEERRRWVAEQAGIPLSEVEMLSGLPGLTPEQADHMIENVIGVYGLPLGIARYFRVNGRDVLVPMALEEPSVVASASFMAKLALQGGGFFATASAPEMIGQMQVLDLDDPASARLKILEHRQELLDEATAVDPVLAKLGGGARDLEVRLIADSPIGAYLVVHLIYDVRDAMGANAVNTAMERLAPKVEYITGGRVHLRILTNLAERRVARARCTIPVSALAFEGYTGERVRDGIIEAWAFAASDPYRAATHNKGIMNGVDAVVIATGNDWRAVEAGAHAYAARLGRYTSLSTWGKDREGNLVGTLEMPMAVGIVGGATRVHPAARAAIQLMGVKSASELAQIIVSVGLAQNLAALRALATEGIQRGHMSLHARQVAIAAGAVGDLIEKVASRMVAEKVVRIDRAQEILKELTA, from the coding sequence ATGGCTGAGACGGGTGTGAAATTTTACGATTTGCCGCTGGAAGAACGCCGCCGCTGGGTTGCCGAGCAGGCGGGTATTCCGCTGAGCGAAGTGGAAATGCTCAGCGGACTGCCCGGTTTGACTCCCGAACAAGCCGACCACATGATTGAGAATGTCATCGGGGTGTACGGCTTGCCGCTGGGCATTGCCCGTTACTTCCGCGTCAATGGGCGGGATGTGCTTGTCCCCATGGCGCTGGAAGAGCCTTCGGTGGTTGCCAGCGCTTCGTTCATGGCAAAACTGGCACTGCAGGGCGGGGGCTTCTTTGCCACCGCCAGCGCGCCGGAGATGATCGGGCAGATGCAGGTGCTCGACCTGGACGACCCCGCCAGCGCCCGTCTCAAGATTCTGGAACACCGCCAGGAACTGCTGGACGAAGCCACTGCCGTTGATCCCGTGCTGGCAAAACTGGGCGGCGGAGCGCGCGATCTGGAAGTGCGCCTGATTGCCGACTCGCCCATCGGGGCGTATCTGGTGGTGCATCTGATTTATGACGTGCGCGATGCCATGGGCGCGAACGCCGTCAACACCGCCATGGAACGCCTGGCGCCAAAGGTGGAATACATCACCGGCGGACGGGTGCACCTGCGCATCCTCACCAACCTTGCCGAGCGGCGGGTGGCGCGGGCGCGCTGTACCATCCCTGTTTCTGCGCTGGCGTTTGAAGGATACACCGGCGAGCGCGTGCGCGACGGTATTATCGAAGCCTGGGCATTTGCCGCATCTGACCCGTACCGCGCCGCCACCCACAACAAGGGCATCATGAACGGCGTGGATGCGGTGGTGATTGCTACCGGCAACGACTGGCGCGCCGTGGAAGCCGGGGCGCATGCCTACGCCGCCCGTTTGGGGCGCTACACTTCATTGAGTACGTGGGGCAAAGACCGCGAGGGCAACCTGGTGGGAACGCTGGAAATGCCCATGGCGGTGGGCATTGTCGGCGGAGCTACGCGGGTGCATCCGGCGGCGCGCGCCGCCATCCAGTTGATGGGGGTAAAGAGCGCCTCAGAACTGGCGCAGATTATTGTTTCGGTAGGGCTGGCGCAAAACCTGGCGGCTCTGCGCGCGCTGGCAACCGAGGGCATTCAGCGCGGACACATGAGCCTGCACGCCCGCCAGGTGGCTATCGCTGCCGGGGCTGTCGGCGATTTGATTGAGAAAGTCGCCAGCCGCATGGTTGCGGAAAAAGTCGTGCGCATCGACCGCGCACAGGAAATCCTGAAAGAATTGACTGCATAA